A region from the Algoriphagus machipongonensis genome encodes:
- a CDS encoding SusC/RagA family TonB-linked outer membrane protein: protein MIVFLLGMSVNFAASANTLLKDVQDQMQRQISGTVTSETDGLGIIGANILLKGSVQGTVTDIDGNFTLMVPDEGAVLVISYIGYLKQEVEVGARDRIDIVLEEDFAGLDEVVVVGFGSKEREDISGAVTSVKMDKVLGDRPVTDAAKALQGTVPGLQITYGSGQPGSGTNINIRGFTSINGGTPLVLVNNVPMSLDDVNPRDIEDVVVLKDASAASIYGAEAAFGVILITTKTGGLKQPMKLEYSNNFGFTRPSTLPEKASPLDFVTALDDWGQQTYWTGQNVSDWIGYINEYNSNPSAYPDGYITDPNGLRYYTRENDLYGEFLGANGFEQIHNISVNGGSENTSYRVSLGFNDEDGIMVTDKDSYTRYTANVDLTTQFSPKFSTTLNTIYKNGLRTGPLGGSWSNLYYSAINYHSATPIGSDDLGGGEQIPFATPANRIKNSPERENFEEVIRFFLRGTYKPMPGMEFNAEYTFEKSRNEISSPSFTPTMINPATLSITPYNPGASSYFTSSNKRNYHAMNLYGKYDKSFGEHALNFMVGMNQQVSVNEGFNASRQELISPSNPGLSTATGVVNVSDFYTDYGIVGFFGRANYQFNEKYLLEVNGRYDGSSRFPEGNRFGFFPSVSGAWKISREPFMAGIASAITELKLRGSWGEIGNQAVENTWGNYPYLPTMNSSNIGWIDNDTGVRAVSLSAPGLVSANYSWERVRTTNVGIDFGLFENKLFTTFDWYNRQTLDMLAAGSQLPSVIGATAPLQNVADLKTVGWELDIKWRENLNKFNYSLGFNLYNNNTEITRFQNEAGLLSQYYVGQNINEIWGFTTDGFYTVDDFVEGSLDDNLLNGELKDGVPSYRGVNQNPGDIKYLDLNGDGEIFTGNSTLDDPGDRSIIGNSTRGMEFGFNGYMSYRNFDLSFLIRGIGKRDVWIDNPVSFPYTFEFTTIYNHQLDYWTPENTNAFYPRNYPNGGGNYGNSRRVQSKYLSNGAYLRLQNITVGYTLNDQLLDKLKITRFRMYVSGENLLNFDHLPNGLDADLTGISNGGNYPFIKKVSIGVNVTF, encoded by the coding sequence ATGATAGTGTTCTTATTGGGGATGTCAGTAAATTTTGCTGCTTCTGCCAATACACTACTTAAGGATGTCCAAGATCAAATGCAACGTCAGATTTCAGGTACAGTTACCTCAGAAACTGATGGGTTGGGAATAATAGGAGCCAATATTTTGCTTAAAGGGAGTGTTCAAGGAACAGTAACAGATATCGACGGAAACTTTACATTAATGGTACCTGATGAGGGTGCTGTATTGGTGATTAGTTATATCGGATACTTAAAGCAAGAAGTAGAAGTCGGAGCTAGAGATCGAATCGATATTGTATTGGAAGAAGATTTTGCTGGTTTGGATGAGGTAGTCGTAGTAGGTTTTGGTAGTAAAGAAAGAGAGGATATTTCAGGTGCGGTAACTTCTGTAAAAATGGATAAGGTTCTTGGTGATAGGCCAGTTACTGACGCTGCTAAAGCGCTTCAAGGTACAGTTCCAGGTTTACAAATTACTTATGGAAGTGGACAGCCAGGTTCAGGTACTAACATAAATATTAGAGGGTTTACCTCCATCAATGGAGGTACTCCACTTGTATTGGTGAATAATGTTCCGATGAGTTTGGATGATGTTAATCCACGTGATATTGAAGATGTGGTCGTACTAAAAGATGCATCAGCAGCTTCCATTTATGGGGCAGAGGCTGCATTTGGAGTGATTTTGATTACTACAAAGACGGGTGGCCTTAAACAACCAATGAAGCTTGAGTATTCCAATAATTTCGGTTTTACAAGACCAAGCACACTACCTGAAAAAGCCTCGCCACTGGATTTTGTAACCGCCTTAGATGATTGGGGACAGCAGACTTATTGGACAGGTCAGAATGTCTCTGATTGGATAGGGTATATTAATGAATATAATTCAAATCCAAGTGCCTATCCAGATGGATATATTACAGATCCAAATGGACTAAGGTATTATACGAGGGAAAACGATCTTTATGGAGAGTTTTTAGGAGCAAATGGTTTTGAGCAAATTCATAATATATCTGTTAATGGTGGAAGTGAAAATACCTCTTACAGAGTTTCGCTTGGTTTTAATGACGAAGATGGAATCATGGTAACCGATAAGGATAGCTACACTAGATATACGGCAAATGTTGATCTTACTACACAGTTCAGCCCAAAATTTAGTACTACCCTTAACACAATCTATAAAAATGGATTGAGAACAGGCCCATTAGGAGGCAGCTGGAGTAACCTATACTATAGTGCTATTAATTATCATTCTGCCACGCCGATTGGTAGTGATGATTTAGGTGGAGGAGAGCAGATTCCTTTTGCGACACCTGCTAATAGGATTAAGAATTCGCCAGAGCGTGAGAATTTTGAAGAAGTAATCCGCTTTTTTCTAAGAGGAACTTATAAGCCAATGCCTGGGATGGAGTTTAATGCTGAGTATACTTTTGAAAAAAGCAGAAATGAGATAAGCTCACCGTCATTTACTCCAACAATGATTAATCCAGCAACTCTCTCGATTACTCCTTATAATCCTGGAGCATCATCCTATTTCACGAGTTCTAATAAGAGAAATTATCATGCTATGAATCTTTATGGTAAGTATGATAAATCTTTTGGCGAGCATGCCTTAAATTTTATGGTAGGTATGAATCAACAGGTCTCAGTCAATGAAGGGTTTAATGCTTCTAGACAAGAGTTGATTTCTCCATCTAACCCAGGACTTTCCACTGCAACAGGTGTAGTGAACGTGAGCGATTTCTACACGGATTATGGAATTGTAGGATTTTTTGGTAGAGCAAATTACCAGTTTAATGAAAAGTATTTATTAGAAGTAAATGGAAGATATGATGGGTCGTCAAGATTCCCAGAGGGAAATCGTTTTGGATTTTTCCCATCCGTATCCGGTGCATGGAAAATAAGCCGAGAACCATTTATGGCTGGTATTGCAAGTGCTATTACTGAACTTAAATTAAGAGGTTCTTGGGGAGAAATAGGTAATCAGGCAGTTGAAAATACTTGGGGCAATTATCCTTATCTACCTACCATGAATTCATCAAATATTGGCTGGATAGACAATGATACTGGGGTGAGAGCGGTGAGTTTAAGTGCACCAGGCTTAGTGAGTGCAAACTACTCTTGGGAAAGAGTAAGAACTACCAACGTTGGTATCGATTTTGGATTATTTGAAAATAAATTGTTTACCACCTTTGATTGGTATAATAGACAGACACTTGACATGCTCGCGGCAGGATCTCAATTGCCAAGTGTAATTGGAGCTACTGCGCCACTTCAAAATGTGGCAGATTTAAAAACCGTTGGTTGGGAATTGGATATCAAATGGCGTGAAAACTTAAATAAGTTTAATTATAGCCTTGGATTCAACCTTTACAATAATAACACTGAGATCACCCGTTTCCAGAATGAAGCTGGTTTATTAAGCCAATATTATGTAGGTCAAAATATCAATGAAATCTGGGGATTTACCACAGATGGATTTTACACTGTTGATGATTTTGTGGAAGGATCCTTAGATGATAATCTACTTAATGGAGAGTTAAAAGATGGGGTGCCATCTTATAGGGGTGTCAATCAAAATCCAGGAGATATCAAATATCTAGACCTGAATGGTGATGGAGAGATTTTTACTGGCAATAGTACGCTTGATGATCCGGGAGATAGATCGATTATTGGAAATTCAACTAGAGGAATGGAATTTGGATTCAATGGCTATATGTCCTATCGTAATTTTGATCTTTCCTTTTTGATCAGAGGAATTGGCAAGCGGGATGTTTGGATAGATAATCCAGTTTCTTTCCCGTATACCTTTGAGTTTACAACAATTTACAACCACCAATTGGATTATTGGACTCCTGAAAATACAAATGCTTTTTATCCAAGAAACTATCCTAATGGTGGTGGTAATTATGGAAACAGCAGAAGAGTTCAATCCAAATACTTATCAAACGGAGCATATCTCAGATTACAGAATATCACTGTTGGATATACTTTAAACGATCAGTTGTTAGATAAGCTTAAAATCACTCGATTTAGAATGTATGTGTCAGGAGAAAACCTCTTGAATTTTGATCACTTACCAAATGGTCTAGACGCAGATTTGACTGGAATCAGTAATGGAGGTAATTATCCATTTATTAAAAAGGTTTCTATCGGAGTTAATGTGACATTTTAA
- a CDS encoding sulfatase-like hydrolase/transferase encodes MKKNYNLSLSLLLFFILLTPVFAEKEEKPNIIFILVDDLGYGDIGVFFQNERKAQNDRSEPWIMTPMLDKMAKEGAMLTDHYTAAPVCAPSRASILMGVNQGHAHVRNNQFDKEIGENYTIADILKTVGYETIAIGKWGLQGKGEAPNWPAHPLKKGFDHYFGYIRHADGHEHYPVEGIYRGSKEVYDGYEIVAGLEKSYTGDLFTAKAKNYIISHQEENSEQPFFMYLAYDTPHAVLELPTQEYPSGGGLNGGMKWLGTPGEMTNTASGEVDSFIYPEFANATYDHDKDPDTPEIAWPLTYQRYATVNRRIDDQVGDLLQLLKDLNIAENTLVIFTSDNGPSTESYLPKEYMKYTPEFFNNFADFDGIKRDVYEGGLRTATIAFWPNHIKAGTVITSPSISYDWMPTFADVSGASAPIRTDGVSLLPSLTGKGKQEPSQIYVEYSQNGKLPDYAEFLEAHRNRKRGQMQMIRKGNMVGVRYDIQNQLDDFEIYDVSKDSHQGDNLANQKSELQEEFKSSVLRRRIADLDAPRPYDTSLVPALKGLKVKEGLLATSYQVSSEFIPSALGKAISEKVVNLPGVEGENGNLVVWTGYINVPESGKYTFSADREQSHFFMRIHDIAVIDGNYKIADSAEGSVYMEAGYHPVKIYLMKNDKSAKLKLSWQFEDKPKEVISPDFWFR; translated from the coding sequence ATGAAAAAGAATTACAATTTAAGCCTATCACTTCTGCTGTTTTTTATACTTCTGACTCCTGTCTTTGCAGAGAAAGAAGAAAAGCCTAATATTATTTTTATACTCGTGGATGATTTAGGCTATGGTGATATTGGAGTTTTTTTTCAGAATGAAAGGAAAGCTCAAAATGATCGTAGTGAGCCCTGGATTATGACTCCCATGTTGGATAAAATGGCTAAAGAAGGTGCTATGCTAACTGACCATTATACAGCAGCACCTGTCTGTGCACCGTCCAGAGCATCCATTCTAATGGGAGTCAATCAAGGTCATGCTCATGTTCGAAATAATCAATTTGATAAAGAAATCGGAGAAAATTATACCATTGCAGACATACTTAAAACTGTGGGTTATGAAACTATAGCGATTGGTAAATGGGGGCTGCAGGGGAAAGGGGAGGCACCTAATTGGCCGGCCCATCCATTAAAGAAAGGTTTTGACCATTATTTCGGCTATATCAGACATGCTGACGGTCATGAACATTATCCAGTAGAAGGAATCTACAGAGGAAGCAAAGAAGTATATGACGGATATGAAATTGTAGCAGGTTTAGAAAAAAGTTATACTGGAGACTTATTTACTGCCAAAGCCAAGAACTATATTATTTCTCATCAGGAGGAAAATTCAGAACAACCATTTTTTATGTACTTGGCATACGACACACCACATGCAGTATTGGAATTGCCTACTCAAGAATATCCTTCTGGAGGCGGATTGAATGGTGGGATGAAATGGCTTGGTACTCCTGGGGAAATGACCAATACTGCTTCTGGGGAAGTGGATTCATTTATCTATCCTGAATTTGCCAATGCCACCTATGATCATGACAAGGACCCTGATACTCCTGAGATTGCATGGCCATTAACTTACCAGAGATATGCTACTGTCAATAGACGGATTGATGATCAAGTTGGGGATTTATTACAGTTGCTTAAGGATCTAAACATAGCAGAGAATACCTTGGTGATTTTTACTTCGGACAATGGACCATCTACGGAGTCTTATCTTCCTAAAGAGTATATGAAATATACTCCTGAGTTCTTTAATAACTTCGCTGATTTTGATGGTATCAAGCGTGATGTGTATGAGGGAGGACTTCGTACTGCTACGATTGCTTTTTGGCCTAACCATATTAAAGCTGGAACTGTGATCACATCTCCTAGTATTTCCTACGATTGGATGCCGACTTTTGCCGATGTCTCAGGGGCATCAGCGCCGATTAGGACTGATGGTGTTTCATTATTGCCTTCATTGACGGGGAAAGGAAAGCAAGAGCCAAGTCAGATTTATGTGGAGTATTCGCAAAATGGCAAACTTCCAGATTATGCTGAGTTTTTAGAAGCTCATCGCAACCGGAAGCGAGGGCAAATGCAAATGATTCGAAAAGGGAATATGGTAGGAGTCCGTTATGATATTCAAAATCAATTGGATGATTTCGAGATATATGATGTCTCCAAGGATTCACATCAGGGGGACAATCTCGCAAATCAAAAAAGCGAACTTCAAGAAGAATTTAAATCATCTGTATTGAGGAGGAGAATTGCTGATTTAGATGCTCCCCGGCCTTACGATACTTCGCTTGTTCCTGCCCTAAAAGGACTAAAAGTGAAGGAGGGCTTATTGGCAACTTCCTATCAGGTAAGTAGTGAATTCATTCCTTCAGCATTGGGGAAAGCTATCTCTGAAAAGGTCGTGAATTTACCTGGAGTTGAAGGAGAAAATGGAAATTTAGTGGTCTGGACTGGATATATAAATGTCCCTGAAAGTGGAAAGTATACTTTTTCAGCAGATCGAGAGCAAAGCCACTTCTTTATGCGAATTCATGATATAGCTGTGATAGATGGGAATTATAAAATAGCTGATTCAGCTGAGGGATCAGTCTATATGGAAGCGGGCTATCATCCTGTTAAAATATACTTGATGAAGAATGATAAATCAGCTAAACTGAAATTATCCTGGCAATTTGAGGATAAACCTAAAGAGGTGATATCACCGGATTTTTGGTTTAGATAA
- a CDS encoding DUF4974 domain-containing protein, with the protein MFSRFLRRYGVKLEVKGNISEAKGMGKFKEGQTLNNVLEVLSYPNNYKYRIKKDAV; encoded by the coding sequence GTGTTCAGTCGATTTCTAAGAAGGTACGGAGTGAAACTCGAAGTAAAAGGAAATATTTCTGAAGCTAAGGGAATGGGCAAATTTAAAGAAGGACAGACTTTAAATAATGTGCTGGAAGTCCTGAGCTACCCAAATAATTATAAATATAGAATCAAAAAGGATGCTGTATAA
- the maoP gene encoding DUF413 domain-containing protein, producing MKEITRHQNLIKRKGTFIVDCSHAIFSEEELDTLKKYGHWFMALTSGELNPISELQGEFIKVAKREKNPTSPFEWAWFKYLGRKRIEEEHGDRLKIQYTPKEDSFYSREMAKQQKRMIFSVVSKNHKE from the coding sequence ATGAAAGAAATAACCAGACATCAAAACCTGATCAAAAGAAAAGGAACTTTTATAGTTGATTGTAGCCACGCAATTTTCTCTGAGGAAGAATTGGACACTTTAAAGAAATATGGACACTGGTTTATGGCTCTTACTTCAGGCGAACTCAATCCAATTTCAGAACTTCAAGGTGAATTTATAAAAGTTGCAAAAAGAGAGAAAAATCCAACCTCTCCATTTGAATGGGCATGGTTTAAGTATTTGGGGAGAAAGCGTATTGAGGAAGAACATGGTGACAGACTTAAAATTCAATACACTCCGAAAGAAGATAGCTTTTACAGCAGAGAAATGGCAAAGCAACAAAAGAGAATGATTTTTAGTGTTGTTAGTAAGAATCACAAAGAATAA
- a CDS encoding phospholipase D-like domain-containing protein → MTFERQNILELIGKDQSRYQHAIITSYSFDFTFFETKVSNILRQANISNINLLIDRTQLEKSIEQAPSEILERVRNYSISPIDSNGVFHPKIMLLIGKKEGLLVLGSGNITSSGINTNDEIWAAFHIKDLEINHAPIFSAAWNYLKTYFEQLSKFNRKKIDWILAQASWISEIGNFTDEKNIQLDSEEEISLLTNKNGSSIFEQLKSEISEPNLEKLTIICPFYDKDGYTIQKLNQEFKPRTLDCIVELEFGLLPTEFNSSVNPNVNFYSWINSSSNDDAIKFNRLHAKILHFKFKSGIEYLLLGSANSTRQGLGTEGSFKNDEASILIKRSGNRDYLRDLDIKPNPENSILIQNEKQKEWIQGDVKDSKSFENKIISAELDTSGLVLEFKKPNNKPITIGVSQNKSSSPYFIELNFEGRFITISIIESLRPSLVAIYKDKEKVSPYFTIQNNIALEKTNPLIGKSKSSAIIDLFLLNPESANYAELLKFLDYSWIDEFEDSIKKTISNSSIRDITSTKESNYREINEAQFNELRSFNDVKQEASLYDDTSAITELINQISKGLIQSNEVVESNEQKLSLENDSDQEGDSEEEINLSQANIGNSKEFDAIHRHFKKVRERFSQRISIIFKTGDITESIEDPITRKEILNLGAALSLMIIFHGKKYNEEYTVLGLQNSKELDHEFGEIRSRNSATPIDTPNGYNRGELFYEMKKNSFQNFLKELEKLSLERLIIKESISTFSSEENYLSNGLFVDGEKIYGLKNYLTEILSPFLISYAFYKGEKIYSFDPVNHRIKKEKEDVFIKASFLIFNIDWKESELKNRNLLLLDLIHFIYPNKITNEIIDGFIKEWNSFYKNASIKNRAFHMNKEDFLINLLPKYQSWQTTYESNLKDSIIEEKSLIQPGTIIFNSKIGFSTFLKLASSNIIIEKFGLNDETQFGDELFKIKYPQTRVITFI, encoded by the coding sequence ATGACATTTGAAAGACAGAATATCCTTGAATTAATTGGCAAAGATCAATCTAGGTATCAACATGCAATTATCACATCCTATAGTTTTGATTTTACTTTTTTTGAAACGAAAGTATCAAATATTCTCCGCCAAGCTAATATTTCCAATATCAATTTATTAATAGATCGAACACAATTAGAAAAATCCATAGAACAAGCTCCTTCTGAAATTCTGGAAAGGGTAAGGAATTACTCGATCTCTCCGATTGATAGTAATGGTGTTTTTCATCCAAAAATCATGTTATTAATTGGAAAGAAAGAAGGTCTATTGGTTTTAGGATCAGGAAATATTACTTCTTCTGGAATTAATACCAATGATGAAATATGGGCTGCATTTCATATTAAAGACTTAGAAATCAACCATGCTCCAATATTTAGCGCAGCTTGGAATTATTTAAAAACATATTTTGAACAGCTTTCCAAGTTTAATAGAAAAAAAATAGATTGGATATTGGCGCAAGCTTCTTGGATTTCAGAAATCGGAAATTTTACCGATGAGAAAAATATTCAACTCGATTCAGAAGAAGAAATATCCTTATTGACAAATAAAAACGGTAGCTCAATTTTTGAACAACTTAAATCAGAAATTTCAGAACCAAACTTAGAAAAGCTAACAATAATTTGCCCTTTTTATGATAAGGATGGATACACAATCCAAAAGCTTAATCAAGAGTTTAAACCTAGGACTTTAGATTGTATAGTGGAATTAGAATTTGGACTTCTCCCCACCGAATTCAATTCTAGTGTAAACCCAAATGTCAATTTTTACAGTTGGATAAATAGCTCTTCAAATGATGATGCAATCAAATTCAACCGCCTTCATGCAAAAATTCTACATTTCAAATTTAAATCTGGGATAGAGTATCTTCTTCTTGGTAGTGCAAATTCAACAAGGCAAGGTTTAGGAACAGAAGGTTCCTTTAAGAACGATGAAGCATCAATACTTATCAAAAGAAGTGGTAATCGGGATTATTTGAGGGATTTAGATATAAAACCTAATCCAGAAAACTCTATTTTAATTCAAAATGAAAAACAAAAAGAATGGATTCAAGGAGATGTTAAAGATTCAAAGTCTTTTGAAAATAAAATCATATCTGCAGAATTAGATACTTCTGGCTTAGTACTTGAATTTAAGAAACCAAATAATAAACCTATTACGATTGGTGTAAGCCAAAATAAGTCTTCATCACCGTATTTCATAGAATTGAATTTTGAGGGAAGATTCATTACTATTTCAATTATCGAATCCCTACGACCCTCCCTAGTTGCCATTTACAAGGATAAAGAGAAGGTTTCTCCCTATTTTACTATCCAAAATAATATTGCACTTGAAAAGACTAATCCGTTAATCGGAAAGTCTAAAAGTTCCGCTATAATAGATTTATTTCTTTTAAATCCAGAATCTGCTAATTATGCAGAACTTCTAAAGTTTCTCGATTATAGCTGGATTGATGAATTTGAAGATTCAATCAAAAAAACAATTTCAAATTCATCAATTAGAGATATAACCAGTACTAAGGAATCAAATTATAGGGAAATCAATGAAGCTCAATTCAATGAACTAAGATCTTTTAATGACGTCAAACAAGAAGCTTCACTTTACGATGATACCTCAGCAATAACTGAATTAATCAATCAAATTTCAAAAGGTCTTATTCAGTCAAACGAAGTTGTAGAGAGTAATGAGCAAAAACTTTCATTAGAAAACGATTCTGATCAAGAAGGGGATTCTGAGGAAGAAATAAATTTAAGTCAAGCAAACATTGGTAATTCAAAAGAATTTGATGCCATACATAGACACTTCAAAAAAGTAAGGGAAAGATTCAGTCAAAGAATTTCTATAATTTTCAAAACAGGTGATATAACAGAAAGTATTGAGGATCCAATAACAAGAAAAGAAATATTAAATCTAGGAGCTGCATTAAGCCTCATGATAATTTTCCATGGGAAAAAGTATAATGAAGAGTATACTGTTTTAGGACTCCAAAATTCTAAGGAACTTGATCACGAATTCGGTGAAATCCGTTCCAGAAATTCTGCTACCCCAATTGATACTCCAAATGGATATAACCGGGGAGAATTGTTTTATGAAATGAAAAAGAATTCTTTCCAAAATTTCTTAAAAGAATTGGAAAAATTATCATTAGAAAGACTAATTATCAAGGAAAGCATTTCCACATTTTCTTCTGAGGAGAATTATTTATCTAATGGTTTATTTGTAGATGGCGAAAAAATATATGGGTTGAAAAACTACCTAACAGAGATTTTAAGCCCCTTCCTTATTTCTTATGCTTTTTACAAAGGCGAGAAGATATATTCATTTGACCCTGTAAATCATAGAATTAAAAAAGAGAAAGAGGATGTTTTTATTAAAGCATCATTTTTAATATTTAATATTGACTGGAAAGAATCTGAATTAAAAAATCGAAATCTATTATTGCTAGACCTCATTCATTTTATTTATCCAAATAAAATCACAAATGAAATAATTGATGGGTTCATAAAGGAATGGAATAGCTTTTATAAGAATGCATCAATTAAAAACAGGGCATTTCATATGAATAAAGAAGACTTCTTAATCAACCTCTTACCAAAATATCAAAGTTGGCAAACAACATATGAATCAAATCTAAAGGACAGTATAATTGAAGAAAAATCATTAATTCAGCCAGGTACGATAATATTTAACTCAAAGATTGGCTTTAGTACATTTTTAAAATTAGCCTCTAGTAATATCATAATCGAAAAATTTGGATTGAATGATGAAACCCAATTTGGAGATGAACTATTTAAAATAAAATACCCTCAAACGAGGGTAATAACCTTCATTTAG
- a CDS encoding RagB/SusD family nutrient uptake outer membrane protein: MNLIKNIGLGLSVALLTFSCIEATLDKKPELAFSEDNAFENFQVSQTYAYGFYTIFPGYNLGKVNSDWDADLMMQNNTSQGSSWIWGRQTIPTSSSIWDFSFVRRVNIMLDNLEESNMTEAEKNHWRATCYFFRAYDYYSKISAYGDVPWIDRVLTDEDELLYAPRSPREEVAGNMMDDLLFAVDNIFEPGTNGVGTNTISSDVVRALISRFGLFEGTWRKYHGLSGGDDFLRESVKASEQLITNNPTLHPNYNEVFNSESLDGVSGILLFQRYDNGILTHYLTSRHRNSAGNWDITKRGADSYLMQDGQTIWNSPNFETDKDPYAEFRGRDLRMLYTITPPFRVKPVSGDRLAWEHSDDPKDREYIDFMDGISVPNQKVLPSRNHAGYILRVSPHFRDFNEGDPYNVSRTGYKLFKYYNRLHDIQNNDYNDAPIFRMGEVLINYAEAKWELGEFNQSVADMTINKLRERGNVAPLMVGEITADFDPTRDPEVDPILWEIRRERGIELMAEGFRFDDLRRWKKMDYTNSPKLGRWIVGADVNNRIPIQGGAEEGYIQFFNGNPPAWEDYQYLYPVPSEEIALNPSLEQNPGW; encoded by the coding sequence ATGAATTTAATAAAAAATATAGGTTTAGGTCTTTCTGTAGCACTTCTGACGTTTAGTTGTATAGAAGCTACTTTGGACAAAAAGCCAGAATTGGCATTTTCTGAGGATAATGCTTTTGAAAATTTTCAGGTTTCTCAAACTTACGCATATGGTTTTTATACAATATTTCCAGGTTACAATCTAGGGAAGGTAAATAGTGATTGGGATGCAGATTTGATGATGCAAAACAACACCAGCCAAGGATCTTCTTGGATTTGGGGAAGACAGACCATCCCGACTTCTTCATCTATTTGGGATTTTTCCTTTGTTAGAAGAGTCAATATTATGCTTGATAATTTGGAAGAGTCTAATATGACAGAGGCTGAGAAAAATCACTGGAGAGCGACGTGTTATTTTTTCAGAGCATATGATTACTATTCCAAAATCTCTGCTTATGGAGATGTGCCATGGATAGACAGAGTTTTGACTGACGAAGATGAACTATTGTATGCTCCAAGAAGTCCAAGAGAAGAAGTCGCTGGTAATATGATGGATGATTTGTTGTTTGCTGTAGATAATATCTTTGAGCCAGGTACCAATGGAGTAGGAACCAACACCATCAGCAGTGATGTCGTTAGAGCTTTAATTTCCAGATTTGGATTGTTTGAAGGAACTTGGAGAAAATATCATGGACTTTCAGGAGGAGATGATTTCCTTAGAGAATCAGTGAAAGCTTCTGAACAGCTTATCACTAATAATCCAACCCTTCATCCCAATTATAACGAGGTGTTTAATAGTGAGTCATTAGATGGGGTTTCAGGTATTTTGCTTTTCCAAAGATATGATAATGGCATTTTGACACATTACTTAACTTCAAGGCATAGGAATTCAGCAGGAAACTGGGATATCACAAAAAGAGGGGCTGATTCCTATTTGATGCAAGACGGTCAGACTATTTGGAATAGTCCAAATTTCGAAACAGACAAGGACCCCTATGCTGAATTTAGAGGTAGGGACTTGAGAATGCTCTATACTATTACCCCGCCATTTAGAGTGAAACCAGTTTCTGGTGACCGCTTAGCTTGGGAGCATTCTGATGACCCAAAAGATAGAGAGTATATTGATTTTATGGATGGAATTTCTGTGCCAAATCAGAAAGTATTGCCTTCCAGAAATCATGCAGGTTACATTTTGAGAGTGTCTCCTCACTTCAGGGATTTCAATGAAGGTGATCCTTACAACGTTTCCAGAACTGGATATAAATTGTTTAAGTACTATAATCGTCTTCATGACATTCAGAACAATGATTACAACGATGCTCCTATTTTTAGAATGGGTGAGGTTTTGATTAACTATGCTGAGGCTAAGTGGGAGCTAGGAGAATTTAATCAGAGTGTTGCTGATATGACGATCAATAAGCTAAGAGAAAGAGGTAACGTTGCACCTTTGATGGTGGGAGAAATTACTGCTGATTTTGATCCAACCAGGGACCCAGAAGTTGATCCGATCCTATGGGAGATAAGACGTGAAAGAGGAATTGAATTGATGGCAGAAGGCTTTAGATTCGATGACCTAAGAAGATGGAAAAAAATGGATTATACGAATTCACCTAAGCTTGGACGTTGGATTGTAGGTGCTGATGTAAATAATAGAATTCCGATTCAAGGAGGAGCAGAAGAAGGATATATTCAATTCTTCAATGGCAATCCGCCAGCATGGGAAGATTATCAATATCTATATCCTGTACCTTCTGAAGAGATTGCCCTTAACCCTAGTCTTGAGCAGAATCCAGGCTGGTAA
- a CDS encoding VOC family protein has product MKNPLLLIFGIVAGMMISFTAHSQSNFSSNLIGSGVVVSDLDRSLEFYIDGIGMVQAYTFTITEEFSKRSGLSNGVPVEVSVLKLENSPNANEWKLMSFGNEQSESKPKYIQDGTGVQYITINVKALNPVIKRLKEKGVKLLGSTPTPLNENLHFVLVQDPDGIFIELIGPLE; this is encoded by the coding sequence ATGAAAAATCCCCTATTACTAATTTTTGGTATTGTTGCTGGAATGATGATCAGCTTTACTGCCCACTCCCAGTCTAATTTCAGCAGTAATTTAATTGGTTCAGGTGTGGTGGTATCTGACCTAGATCGTTCCTTAGAATTCTACATAGATGGAATCGGTATGGTCCAGGCATATACCTTCACCATCACCGAAGAGTTTTCCAAACGTTCGGGCCTTTCAAATGGTGTGCCCGTCGAGGTAAGTGTCCTAAAATTAGAGAATAGCCCAAATGCAAATGAATGGAAGCTAATGAGCTTTGGCAATGAACAATCTGAATCTAAACCAAAGTATATCCAAGATGGAACGGGCGTTCAGTATATCACCATCAATGTTAAAGCGCTGAACCCGGTGATCAAACGATTAAAAGAAAAAGGTGTGAAATTATTGGGAAGTACACCTACACCATTAAATGAAAACTTACATTTTGTTTTGGTACAGGATCCTGATGGAATCTTTATTGAATTGATAGGGCCATTGGAATAG